GCCGTCAGCAATCCGACGATCCGTGCGATAGCCCTCAAGGAAGCCACCCGTTTGCGGAGGAGACTCCGAATCTCCTTGCGTATCGTGGTCAATTTCTTGGTCGGAAGACTCAGAGTGGCAGACTGGGTATCCACTAGAAAACCCAGAAACTCCATACTCCTCGCCGGTGACAGCACCGACTTTTTCTCATTGAATCCCAAGTCCGAGAGAAGCTCAGAATATCGTCGAGGTAGACGATTAGTCGAACACCTCGACTTCTGAGCAAGGCCATGACTGGTCTCAGCAGCTTGGTGAAGCACCACGGAGCAGAGGACAGACCGAACGGGAGACATGTGAACTCCCATTTGCGGCCCTCCCAACAAAACTGGAGAAACCGCCGGCAAGAAGGGTGAACCGACGCTGTAAGATACGCGTCTTTCAGATCTCTCTTCGCCAGCCAATCTCCTGGCTGCAGAAGATCTCAGAAGGTGTatcccctccattttgaaatgtcggTATACCACGCACTCGTTCAGGTAACGTAAATTGATTACGGGTCGGTGCCCCCCGTCCTTCTTTTTGACCAGAAATATATTGCTGACAAAGCCTGGAGCACGCCAAGGCACCTCCACTATGGCTCGCTTTTGCTCCAACTCTATCAGTTCTGTGCGAACCAGATCTCTGTCCGCCTTTGCAAATTGAATGACCCTCGGGCAGCGGGTCTGTACGGGAGCGTATGCAAACTCTATGCAATAGCCCGAAACCACCTGGAGAACCCATGGGTCTGACGTGATCTGGGACCAGGCGTGGAAAAAATACGTTAGCCCCACCGGTATGTCCGGCAACATTGGAGTAAGAAGTCTTACCTGCGCCCCTGGACCTGGGGTAGCCACGCGCTGATCCTCGTGCCCTCCATGGACGGGCTCTGGTCGGGAAGAAAGGGGTGACTGGTTGTGTAGGCGGAGCGGGGGCATACTGCTGCCTGTCTGGAACGAAATGCACAGTTCCTCTGTTGTAGGGTCGATAATATGATCCACGGCTGgaaggacgacccctgcccctTCCAGCCTTGTTGAAAACCTTCCCATGAGAAGATTTCTTAAGGGAGCTCTGGGCTTTGTCGAGGCTGGAGAATAAGCCGACAAATATATTTATGTTTTTGATAAATGACTCGCCAAAAAGAAGGCCATCTGCAGATGGACCGGGTTCATCGCTGGCCAAGTGAGTCAGTTGGGGATCCAGCCGCATCAGGATAGATCTACGGCATTCCGCCAACATGGCAGTGTTGGCGTTGCCGAGCATACATACTGCTCGCAACGCCCACCCCCTTAGGACCTCCGCATTCACAGGGGCGCCTGAAGCGACCGCCTGTTCGGACAGGTCCAAAATTTTTGTTAAGGGACCCAGGACATCCAGAAGCTTGTCCTGTACCCCTTTGAAGGATTTGTCTATTCCCTTCCTTGGATTTTTGCCCAACTTAAGGAGGTATTTTACCAGGATGGGGTCCAATTCGGGCATCATCGCCACATTATTGCCAATAGATGGCCTAGGGCATTCTGCCCGTAGTTTACTGCGGTTGGCGCGATCCATTGATTTGCGCAACCAGGTTTCAATATAGTTAGACACCTGAGGAGAGGGTGTCCACTCCCCGGATCTGGGGTGAGTTATGTCATCCGGGCTAAAAAAGGGGACTCCTAACGAGTCCACTGGGCCTCCAGAAGGGGGCTCCGTCTTGGAGACAGGGGCGGACGAAGGGCCAGCCTCCTCATCAAAATCCTTATCCTCCTCACTCACGTCCGTGT
The sequence above is a segment of the Hyla sarda isolate aHylSar1 chromosome 6, aHylSar1.hap1, whole genome shotgun sequence genome. Coding sequences within it:
- the LOC130277475 gene encoding uncharacterized protein LOC130277475, with translation MSAVNANISRSVSLALAQPRQEESAMAADPLSTSHAPSQAPSLLRPGKSGRKRRHCTDILIHPAGLPADVDGVKHKTSVPPEDNNASRARPPAHGDYVSGRASRSSKRVKPNSFVDESEDESDVMSEHLDTDVSEEDKDFDEEAGPSSAPVSKTEPPSGGPVDSLGVPFFSPDDITHPRSGEWTPSPQVSNYIETWLRKSMDRANRSKLRAECPRPSIGNNVAMMPELDPILVKYLLKLGKNPRKGIDKSFKGVQDKLLDVLGPLTKILDLSEQAVASGAPVNAEVLRGWALRAVCMLGNANTAMLAECRRSILMRLDPQLTHLASDEPGPSADGLLFGESFIKNINIFVGLFSSLDKAQSSLKKSSHGKVFNKAGRGRGRPSSRGSYYRPYNRGTVHFVPDRQQYAPAPPTQPVTPFFPTRARPWRARGSARGYPRSRGAGY